The following coding sequences are from one Streptomyces angustmyceticus window:
- a CDS encoding WhiB family transcriptional regulator: MSWVTDWSAQAACRTTDPDELFVQGAAQNRAKAVCTGCPVRTECLADALDNRVEFGVWGGMTERERRALLRRRPTVTSWRRLLETARTEYERSTGILPLDCEEGVFDVFAAVG; this comes from the coding sequence ATGAGCTGGGTAACCGACTGGAGTGCACAGGCCGCCTGCCGCACTACCGATCCGGATGAACTGTTCGTACAAGGGGCGGCGCAGAACCGCGCCAAGGCAGTGTGTACCGGATGTCCGGTACGTACGGAATGCCTGGCTGATGCCCTGGACAACCGGGTGGAGTTCGGCGTGTGGGGCGGGATGACCGAGCGCGAGCGGAGGGCGCTGCTGCGTCGCCGCCCGACGGTGACGTCATGGCGCCGGCTGCTGGAGACCGCGCGCACGGAGTACGAGCGCAGCACGGGCATCCTGCCGCTGGACTGTGAGGAGGGCGTCTTCGACGTGTTCGCCGCGGTCGGATAG